In a single window of the Bactrocera dorsalis isolate Fly_Bdor chromosome 2, ASM2337382v1, whole genome shotgun sequence genome:
- the LOC105225784 gene encoding protein Cep78 homolog: MQKNLELRDVCSLTSTKKFNRCRSFHFRYLELCRAKNLTPLPDIRTKNNATSMLDFFGEKLGVTDWLLIIEALYYDQVLQTLSIRLRKTLGSVLEHLDTEKKARLFKQKPVICTKFVFSGIVEAVSNCIEFNKNLRILNLEGLPLNDKYVESIAKALSSNESLKEISFQRSNIYDKGCEAICNTIKYLENVEKLNLSECELSTKGAEHVADMIKIQKISRYTEGWQKSLRYRDVDPDSIPGLRSIALARNPQIGDDGVKAIVEILKEDVWVKVIDMENCGLTDRAANMILDCLEVNNYIIDFNVRGNAGISKFLQRNIREQLGKEDEDMKMLEGHMQQSTGGNGPNSQSKKNRVTLAQLKEQLKTLEEQLAFERVLRKKAEQLNEKLNQQIIAYENQMEDEANARIPEGYVVVKNESLQSIIKERNDFQKLASSVCRKNSPRNNNSRSKQMNALQMQSSHMSLRESHSASILPPGDDTSCHGNAVESAKNVQIYREIPSPTSTVKEMPRKPLKVRKVKSEMKYVEPTPKDSSKKKESKSDHEFANETDFQLTAVHFETNIGDSAANNLSPMMLPMPGISSPLLTQLTARIDKKPLNNGGGCSIPSSSRNNFCNKIEMDDLSISTSRSQTSDGCSSDSDTLRNSVSDFQPLKVFIRRNKSLTSQQQLQHGQGEGLTMDIKSPRTLFMGLCDD, from the exons ATGCAGAAGAACTTGGAATTACGTGACGTGTGCAGTTTGACTTCGACGAAGAAATTTAATCGCTGTCGTTCCTTTCATTTCCGGTATTTGGAGCTCTGTCGAGCGAAGAATCTGACTCCTTTGCCAGATATTCGTACTAAAAACAATGCAACATCGATGTTGgatttttttggagaaaaattaGGTGTTACTGATTGGTTACTCATCATAGAAGCTCTTTACTATGATCAAGTGCTCCAAACGCTTAGCATCCGCTTGCGCAAGACCCTGGGTTCGG TGTTGGAGCATTTGGATACGGAAAAGAAGGCACGGCTCTTTAAGCAGAAGCCGGTGATCTGTACTAAGTTTGTTTTTTCTGGTATCGTGGAGGCGGTCTCAAATTGTATTGAGTTCAATAAGAATTTAAGAATTCTAAATCTGGAAGGTTTACCACTCAATGATAAATACGTGGAATCTATAGCTAAG GCTCTGTCTTCGAATGAAAGCCTTAAGGAAATAAGTTTTCAGCGTTCGAATATTTATGATAAAGGATGTGAGGCTATAtgcaatacaataaaatatctgGAAAATGTAGAGAAGTTAAATTTATCTGAGTGTGAGCTATCAACAAAGGGTGCCGAACATGTGGCCGATATGATTAAG ATACAAAAGATCAGCCGCTACACGGAGGGTTGGCAAAAATCGCTACGCTATCGGGATGTAGATCCGGACTCTATACCTGGACTGCGTTCAATTGCATTAGCGCGTAATCCACAAATCGGCGATGATGGTGTAAAAGCAATCGTAGAAATATTAAAGGAGGATGTATGGGTAAAAG TTATCGATATGGAGAATTGTGGTCTGACTGATCGTGCCGCTAACATGATCTTGGATTGTCTCGAGGTCAACAACTACATAATTGATTTCAATGTACGTGGAAATGCAGGTATCAGTAAATTCCTGCAACGTAACATTCGTGAGCAACTGGGGAAGGAGGATGAGGATATGAAGATGCTGGAAGGCCACATGCAACAGAGCACTGGTGGCAATGGGCCCAATTCGCAGTCCAAAAAGAATCGCGTCACATTAGCACAGCTTAAAGAGCAACTCAAAACGCTTGAGGAACAATTGGCGTTCGAGCGTGTGTTACGTAAAAAGGCTGAACAGTTAAATGAGAAACTCAACCAACAGATAATTGCATATGAAAACCAAATGGAGGATGAAGCCAATGCTCGTATACCTGAAGGATACGTTGTTGTGAAAAATGAATCGCTGCAGTCTATTATCAAAGA GCGCAATGATTTCCAGAAGTTGGCCAGCAGCGTTTGTCGCAAAAACTCACCGCGCAATAATAACAGCCGGTCGAAGCAGATGAACGCATTGCAAATGCAAAGTTCACACATGTCGCTACGAGAAAGTCATAGTGCGAGTATATTGCCACCAGGCGATGACACTTCCTGTCATGGTAATGCTGTTGAAAGCGCGAAGAATGTGCAGATTTATCGAGAAATACCATCACCTACTTCGACTGTGAAGGAGATGCCCCGGAAGCCTCTCAAAGTACGCAaagtaaaaagtgaaatgaagtACGTGGAACCAACTCCAAAAGATTCGTCCAAAAAGAAGGAATCTAAATCGGATCATGAGTTCGCCAATGAGACTGAT TTTCAACTCACTGCGGTGCACTTTGAGACGAATATCGGCGATTCGGCAGCGAACAATTTGTCTCCGATGATGTTACCAATGCCAGGCATTTCGTCACCATTGCTTACACAATTAACGGCGCGCATTGATAAGAAGCCGTTAAATAATGGTGGGGGCTGCTCCATTCCCAGCAGCAGTcgcaataatttttgtaataaaattgaaatggaCGATTTGTCCATATCCACATCTCGCAGTCAAACCAGCGATGGCTGTTCCAGCGATTCGGACACTTTGCGTAATAGTGTTTCAGATTTTCAACCGTTAAAGGTCTTCATACGACGCAACAAGTCGTTGACGTCGCAACAGCAATTGCAACATGGTCAAGGCGAAGGTTTGACTATGGATATTAAGTCACCTCGTACACTCTTTATGGGACTGTGCGATGATTGA
- the LOC105225785 gene encoding histone H4: MTGRGKGGKGLGKGGAKRHRKVLRDNIQGITKPAIRRLARRGGVKRISGLIYEETRGVLKVFLENVIRDAVTYTEHAKRKTVTAMDVVYALKRQGRTLYGFGG; encoded by the exons ATGACTGGACGCGGAAAAGGTGGTAAAGGTTTAGGAAAAGGAGGCGCAAAACGCCATCGTAAA GTGCTACGTGATAACATCCAAGGTATCACCAAACCAGCCATTCGCCGTTTGGCTCGCCGTGGTGGTGTAAAACGTATTTCTGGATTGATTTATGAAGAAACGCGTGGTGTATTGAAG GTGTTTTTGGAAAACGTAATTCGTGATGCTGTCACCTACACCGAACACGCCAAGCGTAAAACGGTAACCGCTATGGATGTTGTATACGCCTTGAAACGTCAAGGTCGCACCCTGTACGGTTTTGGCGGTTAA